One Rosa chinensis cultivar Old Blush chromosome 5, RchiOBHm-V2, whole genome shotgun sequence genomic region harbors:
- the LOC112202213 gene encoding probable cyclic nucleotide-gated ion channel 20, chloroplastic isoform X1, with protein sequence MYGDAKGWFKRTCSFLYPYVLGVVNPDAKAVRGWNKFFVISVIEIVDQPYKIALNYLHGNFLVDIIIVLPLPQRVNQCLRDACHNSYLQSCGSLIDCCNAQSIPESTKWRENEEAAGCFNQEGDFSYGVYTLVVNLTTRDSMTKYLYSLFWGFQGLLPWILSSHDSQPCIQVKVGIKHNMKIFKRPQHGSLTIYLLQSTKTILI encoded by the exons ATGTATGGTGATGCTAAAGGATGGTTTAAAAGAACCTGTTCTTTTCTGTATCCATATGTTCTCGGAGTTGTGAACCCTGATGCTAAAGCTGTACGAGGATGGAACAAGTTCTTTGTCATATCTGTAATAGAGATAGTAGACCAACCATATAAAATTGCTCTCAATTATCTCCATGGAAACTTTTTAGTCGACATAATTATTGTTTTGCCACTTCCTCAG AGGGTTAACCAATGTCTTCGAGATGCCTGCCATAACTCTTATCTGCAGTCATGCGGGAGTTTAATAGATTGTTGCAATGCTCAATCTATTCCAGAGTCAACTAAATGGAGAGAAAATGAGGAGGCTGCTGGTTGTTTTAATCAGGAAGGAGATTTCTCCTATGGAGTATATACTCTAGTTGTCAATCTCACTACAAGAGATAGCATGACTAAATATTTATACTCACTGTTTTGGGGATTCCAG GGGCTTCTTCCATGGATACTCAGTTCTCATGATTCTCAACCATGCATTCAG GTAAAAGTTGGCATCAAACATAATATGAAGATATTTAAAAGGCCACAGCATGGATCATTGACCATTTATCTTTTGCAATCAACAAAGACGATTCTAATCTAG
- the LOC112202213 gene encoding probable cyclic nucleotide-gated ion channel 20, chloroplastic isoform X2 has protein sequence MYGDAKGWFKRTCSFLYPYVLGVVNPDAKAVRGWNKFFVISVIEIVDQPYKIALNYLHGNFLVDIIIVLPLPQRVNQCLRDACHNSYLQSCGSLIDCCNAQSIPESTKWRENEEAAGCFNQEGDFSYGVYTLVVNLTTRDSMTKYLYSLFWGFQGLLPWILSSHDSQPCIQWHFCVYGNEVC, from the exons ATGTATGGTGATGCTAAAGGATGGTTTAAAAGAACCTGTTCTTTTCTGTATCCATATGTTCTCGGAGTTGTGAACCCTGATGCTAAAGCTGTACGAGGATGGAACAAGTTCTTTGTCATATCTGTAATAGAGATAGTAGACCAACCATATAAAATTGCTCTCAATTATCTCCATGGAAACTTTTTAGTCGACATAATTATTGTTTTGCCACTTCCTCAG AGGGTTAACCAATGTCTTCGAGATGCCTGCCATAACTCTTATCTGCAGTCATGCGGGAGTTTAATAGATTGTTGCAATGCTCAATCTATTCCAGAGTCAACTAAATGGAGAGAAAATGAGGAGGCTGCTGGTTGTTTTAATCAGGAAGGAGATTTCTCCTATGGAGTATATACTCTAGTTGTCAATCTCACTACAAGAGATAGCATGACTAAATATTTATACTCACTGTTTTGGGGATTCCAG GGGCTTCTTCCATGGATACTCAGTTCTCATGATTCTCAACCATGCATTCAG TGGCATTTCTGTGTTTATGGTAATGAAGTATGCTGA